One genomic region from Panthera tigris isolate Pti1 chromosome D1, P.tigris_Pti1_mat1.1, whole genome shotgun sequence encodes:
- the FLRT1 gene encoding leucine-rich repeat transmembrane protein FLRT1 translates to MVVAHPTATAAATPAATVTATVVMTTATMDLRDWLFLCYGLIAFLTEVIDSTTCPSVCRCDHGFIYCNDRGLTSIPADIPDDATTLYLQNNQINNAGIPQDLRTKVNVQVIYLYENDLDEFPVNLPRSLRELHLQDNNVRAIARDSLARIPLLEKLHLDDNSVSTVSIEEDAFADSKRLKLLFLSRNHLSSIPSGLPRTLEELRLDDNRISTIPLHAFKGLNSLRRLVLDGNLLANQRIADDTFSRLQNLTELSLVRNSLAAPPLNLPSAHLQKLYLQDNAISHIPYNTLAKMRELQRLDLSNNNLTTLPRGLFDDLESLAQLLLRNNPWFCGCNLMWLRDWVKARAAVVNVRGLMCQGPEKVRGMAIKDITSEMDECFETGAQGGAANAAAKTTASNHASATTPQGSLFTLKAKRPGLRLPDSSLDYPVATGDGAKTLVIHVKPLTADSIRITWKATLPASSFRLSWLRLGHSPAVGSITETLVQGDKTEYLLTALEPKSTYIICMVTMETGNTYVADETPVCAKAETADSYGPTTTLNQEQNADPMAGLPLAGIIGGAVALVFLFLVLGAICWYVHRARELLTRDRAYNRGSRKKDDYMESGTKKDNSILEIRGPGLQMLPINPYRAKEEYVVHTIFPSNGSSLCKGTHTIGYGTTRGYRDGGIPDIDYTYT, encoded by the coding sequence ATGGTGGTGGCACACCccaccgccaccgccgccgccacccCTGCCGCCACCGTCACAGCCACCGTCGTGATGACCACGGCCACCATGGACCTGCGGGACTGGCTCTTCCTCTGCTACGGGCTCATCGCCTTCCTGACGGAGGTCATCGACAGCACCACCTGCCCCTCGGTGTGCCGCTGCGACCACGGCTTCATCTACTGCAACGACCGGGGGCTCACCTCCATCCCCGCCGACATCCCCGACGACGCCACCACCCTCTACCTGCAGAACAACCAGATCAACAACGCCGGCATCCCCCAGGACCTCAGGACCAAGGTCAACGTGCAGGTCATCTACCTGTACGAGAACGACCTGGACGAGTTCCCCGTCAACCTGCCCCGCTCCCTGCGGGAGCTCCACCTGCAGGACAACAACGTGCGCGCCATCGCCAGGGACTCGCTGGCCCGCATCCCGCTGCTGGAGAAGCTGCACCTGGACGACAACTCCGTGTCCACCGTCAGCATCGAAGAGGACGCCTTTGCCGACAGCAAGCGGCTCAAGCTGCTGTTCCTGAGCCGGAACCACCTGAGCAGCATCCCCTCGGGGCTGCCCCGCACGCTGGAGGAGTTGCGGCTGGACGACAACCGCATCTCCACCATCCCGCTGCACGCCTTCAAGGGCCTCAACAGCCTGCGGCGCCTGGTGCTCGATGGCAACCTGCTGGCCAACCAGCGTATCGCCGACGACACCTTCAGCCGCCTGCAGAACCTCACCGAGCTCTCGCTGGTGCGCAACTCCCTGGCCGCGCCCCCGCTCAACCTGCCCAGCGCCCACCTGCAGAAGCTCTACCTGCAGGACAACGCCATCAGCCACATCCCCTACAACACGCTGGCCAAGATGCGCGAACTGCAGCGCCTGGACCTGTCCAACAACAACCTCACCACGCTGCCCCGGGGCCTGTTCGACGACCTGGAGAGCCTGGCCCAGCTGCTGCTCCGGAACAACCCCTGGTTCTGCGGCTGCAACCTCATGTGGCTGCGGGACTGGGTGAAGGCGCGGGCGGCCGTGGTCAACGTGCGCGGCCTCATGTGCCAGGGCCCCGAGAAGGTCCGGGGCATGGCCATCAAGGACATCACCAGCGAGATGGACGAGTGCTTCGAGACGGGGGCGCAGGGCGGCGCGGCCAACGCCGCGGCCAAGACCACGGCCAGCAACCACGcctctgccaccaccccccaGGGCTCGCTCTTCACGCTCAAGGCCAAGCGGCCAGGGCTGCGCCTCCCCGACTCCAGCCTCGACTACCCCGTGGCCACGGGCGATGGCGCCAAGACCCTGGTCATCCACGTGAAGCCCCTGACGGCGGACTCCATCCGAATCACGTGGAAGGCCACGCTCCCCGCCTCCTCTTTCCGGCTCAGCTGGCTGCGCCTGGGCCACAGCCCGGCCGTGGGCTCCATCACGGAGACGCTGGTGCAGGGGGACAAGACAGAGTACCTGCTCACGGCTTTGGAGCCCAAGTCCACCTATATCATCTGCATGGTCACCATGGAGACCGGCAACACCTACGTGGCTGACGAGACGCCCGTGTGCGCCAAGGCGGAGACGGCCGACAGCTACGGCCCCACCACCACGCTTAACCAGGAGCAGAACGCAGACCCCATGGCGGGCCTGCCCCTGGCGGGCATCATCGGGGGGGCCGTGGCCCTCGTCTTCCTCTTCCTGGTCCTGGGGGCCATCTGCTGGTACGTGCACCGGGCCAGAGAGCTGCTGACCCGAGATCGGGCCTACAATCGGGGCAGCCGGAAAAAGGATGACTATATGGAGTCAGGGACCAAGAAGGACAACTCGATCCTGGAAATCCGAGGCCCCGGACTGCAGATGTTGCCCATCAACCCTTACCGCGCCAAAGAGGAGTACGTGGTCCACACCATCTTCCCCTCCAACGGCAGCAGCCTCTGCAAGGGCACGCACACCATCGGCTACGGCACCACGCGGGGCTACCGGGACGGTGGCATCCCCGACATAGACTACACCTACACATGA